A single genomic interval of Helianthus annuus cultivar XRQ/B chromosome 13, HanXRQr2.0-SUNRISE, whole genome shotgun sequence harbors:
- the LOC110900977 gene encoding extensin-like: protein MPPIVRSKGKGPMRGGPSAHARPSHRRTPSASFSSSDSRDHWGHSFEPARHYVSLSSTPSFHPSFGPPVPDEPQHSQHSHDSHHSHDSHHSHQSYHSLHSHSFHHSDSTYSPAQFNPNDYVNDFLGYNPLGPEDHFPHEMEMDDDPDLEMQTGTPGHPISISSGSPYQGSSYQGPDSFNEWWSKYEWEFTPSYHNSPAQPPLNEPYLHDVTPPPLPVEEPPQQPPQPPPEPPRRRRNARISVRGGPRFSSPQGSSSYPPIPEDPQMGGPSHAVQDNDPPPVSYAPLPVGYDNPIPTYPGSSGYNPSGYPTDYGTHDPYLTAAQYNAIYPSFYPQVYPTGYPVQGYQYPLYQQPPPPQQEQTQEILQRLDRVEREVDDTKKKHNSFLKGLASLIKGKKK from the coding sequence ATGCCGCCAATAGTGAGAAGCAAAGGAAAGGGTCCAATGCGAGGTGGACCATCAGCACACGCAAGACCTTCCCATCGGCGCACCCCGTCTGCGTCATTTTCTAGTTCAGATTCACGTGACCATTGGGGTCATTCTTTCGAACCAGCGAGACACTATGTCTCTTTGAGCTCAACACCTTCTTTTCATCCGTCATTCGGGCCGCCTGTTCCAGATGAGCCCCAGCATTCGCAACACTCCCATGACTCTCATCATTCGCATGACTCCCACCATTCCCATCAATCTTACCATTCTTTGCATTCTCATTCCTTTCATCATTCGGATTCTACCTACTCTCCAGCCCAGTTTAATCCCAATGACTACGTCAACGACTTTTTGGGTTACAACCCTTTGGGACCCGAGGATCACTTTCCTCATGAAATGGAGATGGATGACGACCCGGACCTTGAAATGCAAACCGGAACACCGGGCCACCCTATTAGCATCTCGAGCGGTTCTCCATATCAAGGATCGTCGTACCAAGGGCCCGATTCATTTAATGAATGGTGGTCAAAGTATGAATGGGAATTCACCCCATCATATCACAACTCCCCGGCTCAACCTCCTTTGAATGAGCCTTATCTTCATGATGTCACTCCTCCACCTCTTCCTGTTGAGGAGCCGCCTCAACAGCCACCTCAACCACCTCCCGAGCCGCCTAGGCGAAGGAGGAATGCACGAATATCCGTGCGAGGAGGACCTCGGTTCAGTTCTCCTCAAGGTTCAAGTTCTTACCCTCCTATCCCCGAGGACCCCCAAATGGGTGGACCCTCGCACGCGGTGCAGGACAACGATCCTCCGCCAGTTTCTTACGCACCACTGCCAGTGGGTTATGATAACCCAATACCAACATACCCAGGTTCATCTGGGTATAATCCATCTGGATACCCAACGGATTATGGAACCCATGATCCATATCTTACTGCTGCACAGTATAATGCAATTTATCCTTCTTTTTACCCTCAAGTTTACCCAACTGGATATCCGGTGCAGGGGTATCAATACCCACTATATCAGCAACCTCCCCCTCCTCAACAGGAGCAAACCCAAGAAATACTGCAGAGGTTAGACAGGGTTGAGCGTGAAGTAGATGATACCAAAAAGAAGCATAACAGCTTTCTTAAGGGCCTTGCAAGTCTCATCAAAGGCAAAAAGAAATAG